The Primulina eburnea isolate SZY01 chromosome 8, ASM2296580v1, whole genome shotgun sequence genome contains a region encoding:
- the LOC140838581 gene encoding uncharacterized protein isoform X1 → MENFGMSHLRAMCDDYFEYDPHEMDVGGGRTHVNINTNIFNVNKWANLALDFYKKQKKKNFNLVEVVKLNTGGTCFCMTFWAHDAVSDEHHLFRAVVCVVDEEVLLCEIKDDHAISILIDYADDYFQKLGESGEDQSSNTCKNDLGGGYVAGVILVSPTMFHMIGDNLNSYHQMCDDYLDSCLYKNCGMMTAVDIKCFDWVGKYAELTINIYNQKEQKHFGLIKVERLYSMSSPSYCMTFWARDGRSDECCLFRAVVCVKDEEDVCAQKLNESDEDLSPYTCYTLLGSDNHGSFHNINREDHDLDGLGS, encoded by the exons ATGGAAAACTTTGGGATGTCACATCTTCGTGCC ATGTGTGATGACTATTTCGAGTATGACCCACATGAAATGGATGTCGGTGGAGGCAGAACACATGTGAACATCAACACCAACATATTTAACGTCAACAAATGGGCAAATCTAGCCTTGGACTTCTACAAAAAGCAAAAA aaaaagaaTTTCAATCTCGTGGAGGTTGTGAAGCTCAACACAGGAGGTACATGTTTCTGCATGACTTTCTGGGCACATGATGCTGTAAGTGATGAGCACCATCTTTTTCGAGCCGTTGTTTGTGTGGTGGATGAGGAGGTATTGCTTTGTGAAATTAAG GATGACCATGCaatttcaattctgattgacTACGCGGACGATTATTTCCAAAAACTCGGTGAAAGTGGTGAAGATCAGTCCTCTAACACATG TAAAAATGATCTCGGAGGTGGCTATGTTGCTGGTGTAATTCTTGTCTCACCCACGA TGTTTCATATGATTGGAGATAATTTGAATTCATATCATCAG ATGTGTGATGATTATTTGGACTCTTGTTTGTATAAGAACTGTGGAATGATGACAGCAGTGGATATCAAATGCTTTGACTGGGTTGGAAAATACGCGGAATTGACCATAAACATCTACAATCAGAAAGAA CAAAAGCATTTCGGTCTCATAAAGGTTGAGAGGCTCTACTCTATGTCGTCTCCGTCTTACTGCATGACATTCTGGGCACGGGATGGTAGAAGCGATGAGTGTTGTCTTTTTCGAGCCGTTGTTTGCGTTAAGGATGAG GAGGATGTTTGCGCCCAAAAGTTAAACGAAAGCGATGAAGATCTATCCCCTTACACATG TTATACTTTACTTGGATCTGATAATCATGGAAGTTTTCACAATATTAATCGCGAGGATCATGATTTAGATGGATTGGGGAGTTGA
- the LOC140838581 gene encoding uncharacterized protein isoform X2: protein MENFGMSHLRAMCDDYFEYDPHEMDVGGGRTHVNINTNIFNVNKWANLALDFYKKQKKKNFNLVEVVKLNTGGTCFCMTFWAHDAVSDEHHLFRAVVCVVDEEVLLCEIKDDHAISILIDYADDYFQKLGESGEDQSSNTCKNDLGGGYVAGVILVSPTMFHMIGDNLNSYHQMCDDYLDSCLYKNCGMMTAVDIKCFDWVGKYAELTINIYNQKEQKHFGLIKVERLYSMSSPSYCMTFWARDGRSDECCLFRAVVCVKDEEDVCAQKLNESDEDLSPYT from the exons ATGGAAAACTTTGGGATGTCACATCTTCGTGCC ATGTGTGATGACTATTTCGAGTATGACCCACATGAAATGGATGTCGGTGGAGGCAGAACACATGTGAACATCAACACCAACATATTTAACGTCAACAAATGGGCAAATCTAGCCTTGGACTTCTACAAAAAGCAAAAA aaaaagaaTTTCAATCTCGTGGAGGTTGTGAAGCTCAACACAGGAGGTACATGTTTCTGCATGACTTTCTGGGCACATGATGCTGTAAGTGATGAGCACCATCTTTTTCGAGCCGTTGTTTGTGTGGTGGATGAGGAGGTATTGCTTTGTGAAATTAAG GATGACCATGCaatttcaattctgattgacTACGCGGACGATTATTTCCAAAAACTCGGTGAAAGTGGTGAAGATCAGTCCTCTAACACATG TAAAAATGATCTCGGAGGTGGCTATGTTGCTGGTGTAATTCTTGTCTCACCCACGA TGTTTCATATGATTGGAGATAATTTGAATTCATATCATCAG ATGTGTGATGATTATTTGGACTCTTGTTTGTATAAGAACTGTGGAATGATGACAGCAGTGGATATCAAATGCTTTGACTGGGTTGGAAAATACGCGGAATTGACCATAAACATCTACAATCAGAAAGAA CAAAAGCATTTCGGTCTCATAAAGGTTGAGAGGCTCTACTCTATGTCGTCTCCGTCTTACTGCATGACATTCTGGGCACGGGATGGTAGAAGCGATGAGTGTTGTCTTTTTCGAGCCGTTGTTTGCGTTAAGGATGAG GAGGATGTTTGCGCCCAAAAGTTAAACGAAAGCGATGAAGATCTATCCCCTTACACATG A
- the LOC140838110 gene encoding uncharacterized protein — MEIVVKARGGWCLTEFYGFPERHRRRDSWNLLRTITDASTLPCCIIGDFNDLSHIEDNQGRVEHHEWLFNGFRTAVNDCALQEISMQGYQFTWSRSRGKPNAVEERLDRDFGNSEWMALFPDAQVNNPVAAISDHSPLLLRTIQPEIFLQKRKFRFENKWLRELDFKELVYNSWDAGSCQDLLPRLERCSELLSNWGKQCFAFFKRSINQYKQKLEQLRHYSDPDSVEEYDTIRKNMIDLFVQEEDHWCQRTKSFWLSEGDLNTKFFHANANARRRSNQITRLHDGNGIWYEDKTDISHIDM; from the coding sequence ATGGAAATAGTGGTTAAGGCTAGAGGGGGATGGTGTTTGACTGAATTTTATGGGTTTCCAGAAAGACATCGAAGAAGAGATTCTTGGAATCTTCTTAGGACTATAACTGATGCGTCCACTTTGCCATGCTGTATAATTGGTGACTTCAATGACCTATCACATATTGAGGACAATCAAGGAAGGGTAGAGCACCACGAATGGTTATTCAATGGTTTTCGAACAGCTGTAAATGACTGTGCACTCCAGGAAATCTCGATGCAAGGATATCAATTCACCTGGTCCCGAAGTAGAGGCAAGCCAAATGCAGTTGAGGAAAGGCTTGATCGGGATTTTGGAAATTCTGAGTGGATGGCTCTCTTCCCAGATGCCCAAGTTAATAATCCGGTTGCTGCTATCTCTGACCACTCACCACTACTGCTTAGGACTATTCAACCTGAAATTTTTCTTCAGAAGCGCAAGTTTCGCTTTGAGAACAAATGGTTAAGAGAACTCGATTTTAAGGAATTGGTATACAATAGTTGGGATGCTGGTTCATGTCAAGATCTACTTCCCAGACTTGAGAGATGTTCTGAATTATTATCAAACTGGGGAAAACAATGCTTTGCATTTTTCAAAAGAAGTATTAACCAGTACAAACAGAAGCTAGAACAACTTAGGCATTATTCGGATCCCGACTCGGTGGAAGAATATGATACAATAAGAAAAAATATGATCGATCTCTTCGTACAAGAAGAAGATCATTGGTGTCAGCGAACCAAATCTTTTTGGTTGAGTGAGGGTGATTTAAATACAAAATTCTTTCACGCAAATGCAAATGCCAGAAGGAGGAGTAATCAAATCACACGGCTACATGATGGAAATGGGATTTGGTATGAGGATAAAACAGATATATCTCACATTGATATGTAG